A genomic segment from Alteribacillus bidgolensis encodes:
- a CDS encoding SpoVR family protein, which produces MNTHEEKELKRSIDEITEIAEGFGLDFYPMRYEICPADIIYTFGAYGMPTRYSHWSFGKQFHKMKLHYDLGLSKIYELVINSNPCYAFLLDSNSLIQNKLIVAHVLAHCDFFKNNVRFSNTRKDMVESMAAAAERISHYEMVHGKDEVEQFLDAVLAVQEHIDPSLVRPKLDWTIETEEEEEPSFNEKPGPYEDLWRLDEKDKAVPKKRKKKAFPPRPEKDLLLFIEEYSRDLESWQRDILTMMREEMLYFWPQLETKIMNEGWASYWHARILREMNLSTEESVEFAKLNASVIQPSKTTINPYHLGLKIFEDIEERYNHPGERLQELGVEPGSGREKLFEVRELESDTSFIRNYVTKELVQKEDMYLFQKQGRDYTIVDKEWQNVRDQIIRSRVNGGFPYLTVTDGDYAKAGELYITHHFEEEELDIKYLEKTLPYLYRLWGRTVHLETVVDGKKVKFSYNGSKVNRKTL; this is translated from the coding sequence GTGAATACTCATGAAGAAAAGGAGTTAAAAAGGTCGATCGATGAAATAACTGAAATAGCCGAAGGCTTTGGTTTAGATTTTTATCCCATGCGCTATGAAATTTGTCCAGCTGATATTATTTATACATTTGGAGCGTACGGTATGCCAACCCGATATTCTCATTGGAGTTTTGGAAAACAGTTCCACAAAATGAAGCTGCATTACGACTTAGGTTTAAGCAAGATATATGAGTTAGTAATTAATTCAAACCCATGTTATGCGTTTTTATTAGACAGTAATTCCTTAATTCAGAACAAGTTAATTGTGGCGCACGTGCTTGCTCATTGTGACTTTTTTAAAAATAATGTCCGGTTTTCAAACACAAGAAAAGATATGGTGGAAAGTATGGCAGCAGCTGCAGAGAGAATATCACACTACGAAATGGTCCATGGAAAAGATGAAGTAGAACAGTTTTTAGATGCCGTTCTTGCTGTACAAGAACACATTGATCCTAGTCTTGTTCGTCCAAAGCTCGATTGGACCATTGAAACCGAAGAGGAAGAAGAACCATCCTTCAATGAGAAGCCAGGTCCGTATGAAGATTTATGGAGATTAGACGAAAAGGACAAAGCAGTCCCGAAAAAAAGAAAAAAGAAAGCTTTCCCGCCTCGGCCGGAAAAAGATTTATTATTGTTTATTGAAGAATACAGCAGAGATCTGGAAAGCTGGCAGAGGGATATTTTAACTATGATGCGTGAAGAGATGTTATATTTTTGGCCGCAGTTAGAAACTAAAATTATGAATGAGGGATGGGCGTCTTATTGGCACGCGAGAATATTAAGAGAAATGAATCTTAGCACAGAAGAAAGTGTAGAATTTGCAAAGTTAAATGCTAGCGTCATACAACCTTCTAAAACGACAATTAATCCTTACCATTTAGGGCTTAAAATATTTGAAGATATTGAAGAACGCTACAATCATCCAGGTGAAAGGCTTCAAGAACTTGGTGTTGAACCTGGCAGCGGCAGAGAAAAACTGTTTGAAGTACGAGAGCTTGAGTCCGACACGTCTTTCATTAGGAATTACGTAACTAAAGAGTTAGTTCAGAAAGAAGATATGTATTTATTTCAGAAACAAGGCAGAGATTATACCATTGTGGATAAAGAATGGCAAAACGTCCGGGATCAAATTATTCGTTCAAGAGTAAATGGCGGATTTCCTTATTTAACAGTTACAGACGGAGACTATGCAAAAGCTGGAGAGCTTTATATTACACATCATTTCGAAGAAGAAGAATTAGATATAAAGTACTTGGAAAAGACCCTTCCTTATCTGTACCGGCTTTGGGGAAGAACGGTGCATCTAGAAACAGTAGTGGATGGGAAAAAAGTAAAATTCAGCTACAATGGCAGTAAAGTTAATCGTAAGACATTGTAA
- a CDS encoding transporter substrate-binding domain-containing protein, with protein sequence MKKFFMFSLLAMFLFIIAACGAENNLEEETAGEEEAAEETENGAGNEEEAEEAAEDEEKPTYSVATDNNYVPFEFIDQETDKLIGFDIDLINAIADEAGFDIEIEQMEFSGIVSAIPSGRFDIGIAGMTITEEREENIDFSQPYYDAGLILAVLDGNEEISSIDDVDGMTVATRVGSTSEDYLQENTDANVEAFPEITEAYRSVLTERTDAVLYDKPNVEYYAETEAGGELVTVGDLLQGEQYGIAFPKDSELRDEVDEAIDSLKESGKFDEIYTKWFGEAPDDSEEE encoded by the coding sequence ATGAAAAAATTTTTTATGTTTTCTCTCCTTGCTATGTTTTTGTTTATCATAGCAGCTTGCGGAGCTGAAAATAATCTGGAGGAAGAGACCGCTGGAGAAGAGGAAGCTGCCGAAGAGACAGAAAACGGGGCTGGAAATGAAGAAGAGGCTGAAGAAGCTGCGGAGGATGAAGAGAAGCCTACATATTCTGTAGCAACAGATAATAACTATGTGCCTTTTGAGTTCATTGATCAAGAAACCGATAAACTAATTGGATTTGATATTGATTTAATAAATGCAATAGCTGATGAAGCAGGGTTTGATATAGAAATTGAACAAATGGAGTTTTCTGGAATAGTTTCTGCTATTCCTTCCGGCCGTTTTGATATAGGAATTGCTGGAATGACGATTACAGAAGAGCGCGAAGAAAATATTGACTTTTCTCAGCCTTACTATGACGCTGGTTTAATTTTAGCCGTACTAGATGGTAATGAGGAGATTTCTTCGATAGACGATGTGGACGGCATGACAGTCGCAACACGTGTCGGCTCAACCAGTGAAGATTATCTCCAAGAAAATACTGACGCAAATGTTGAAGCGTTCCCTGAAATTACAGAAGCATATCGAAGTGTACTTACCGAACGGACAGATGCAGTGTTGTATGATAAACCAAATGTTGAATATTATGCAGAGACAGAAGCAGGAGGAGAGCTTGTTACTGTTGGTGACCTATTACAAGGTGAACAATATGGCATAGCCTTCCCGAAAGACTCTGAACTTCGCGATGAAGTAGACGAAGCTATTGACTCGTTAAAGGAAAGCGGAAAATTTGATGAAATTTATACAAAGTGGTTTGGCGAGGCTCCAGATGATAGTGAGGAAGAATAA
- the pdxK gene encoding pyridoxine/pyridoxal/pyridoxamine kinase, with protein sequence MSLKKVLTIAGSDTSGGAGIQADLKTFQELGVYGMTSLTTIVAQDPHQDWHHAVFPQERSVIEAQLETVLAGVGVDAAKTGMLGSIETIELVANKVDQYHIEKLVVDPVMVCKGADEALNPEVDQHLREVLVPKALVVTPNLFEASQIADMDAVQSVEEMKKAAVTIYEQGPSFVIIKGGGETGEDQSIDVLYDGKSFEYIESPKIHTEYTHGAGCTYSAAITAELAHGKPVREAIETAKQFITAAITDSFPLNQYIGPVNHTAYRYQSAKKER encoded by the coding sequence ATGTCTTTAAAAAAAGTCCTTACTATTGCTGGGTCTGATACTAGCGGGGGAGCTGGAATTCAAGCTGATTTAAAAACTTTTCAAGAACTCGGGGTTTATGGCATGACCTCTTTGACCACCATTGTTGCACAAGATCCTCATCAAGATTGGCATCATGCTGTCTTTCCCCAAGAACGTTCTGTTATTGAAGCACAACTAGAAACCGTTTTAGCTGGTGTCGGAGTGGATGCTGCTAAAACCGGTATGCTTGGGTCAATAGAAACAATAGAATTGGTAGCCAATAAGGTGGATCAATATCATATTGAAAAACTAGTTGTGGATCCTGTAATGGTCTGTAAAGGAGCTGATGAAGCCCTTAATCCTGAAGTGGATCAACATTTACGAGAAGTCCTTGTACCAAAAGCTTTAGTAGTAACCCCTAACCTTTTTGAAGCTTCTCAGATTGCTGACATGGATGCTGTCCAAAGCGTAGAAGAAATGAAAAAAGCAGCAGTAACCATTTATGAGCAAGGACCTTCTTTTGTTATTATAAAAGGGGGAGGCGAAACAGGCGAGGATCAATCCATCGATGTTTTGTATGACGGAAAAAGTTTTGAGTATATTGAGTCACCAAAAATTCATACAGAATACACTCACGGTGCAGGTTGTACCTATTCGGCTGCGATTACTGCAGAATTAGCTCATGGAAAACCAGTAAGAGAAGCAATTGAAACCGCTAAACAGTTTATCACTGCTGCTATTACAGATTCCTTCCCTCTTAATCAATATATTGGACCTGTCAACCATACAGCCTACCGTTACCAATCGGCGAAAAAAGAACGCTAA
- a CDS encoding TIGR00730 family Rossman fold protein, which yields MKSLTVFCGSRKGNNSIYIKEAENLGKSAAKNNIEIVYGGSSSGLMGAVADGALSQGGKVTGIIPEDLKPKEIAHQHVTNLITVNSMHERKALMYEKGEAFVAMPGGIGTLEEFMEVLTWGAIGHHQKRCALLNVRDYYAPLHHLLEHMVKEGFLSHTIQKNIVIEDNAEKLLHSLNI from the coding sequence ATGAAATCATTAACAGTGTTTTGCGGCTCTCGAAAAGGCAATAATTCAATATATATAAAAGAAGCAGAGAATTTAGGAAAGTCAGCTGCTAAAAATAATATAGAAATTGTTTATGGCGGATCAAGTTCTGGCTTAATGGGAGCAGTTGCTGATGGGGCTCTCAGTCAAGGAGGAAAGGTCACTGGTATAATACCAGAAGATCTTAAACCAAAAGAAATAGCTCATCAGCATGTAACTAATCTTATAACGGTGAATAGTATGCACGAAAGAAAAGCGTTAATGTATGAAAAAGGGGAAGCTTTTGTTGCAATGCCAGGCGGAATTGGCACGCTCGAAGAATTTATGGAAGTGCTGACGTGGGGGGCTATTGGCCATCATCAAAAAAGATGTGCTTTATTGAATGTGCGTGACTATTACGCTCCTTTGCATCATCTTTTGGAGCACATGGTAAAGGAAGGGTTTTTATCACATACTATCCAAAAAAATATAGTTATAGAAGATAATGCAGAAAAACTACTGCATAGCTTAAATATTTAA
- a CDS encoding arylamine N-acetyltransferase, with amino-acid sequence MNTWISDYLQTLKLKQETPSRKYLKKIIRAHVRTFPFENVSKLLMHQQYKGSAPIPSIEKFLEDHWKYHTGGTCFALNSCLFDLLKSLGFKGHLIRPGEEHMAIILHDPETNGRLLYVDVGTTAPLFDPIPFHGRKHSIPPFAGEKLLFLPGEEFGEYTYIRVRGDQITDKKWTFSVFDQMKLEDFEPWVTLTFKKEALFMNVLRCQLWQPEKRRGLSLVNRKFTIRNGNGGVLTKILPNRNTLQQVLMDEFKMPKLPVTEALDILSDKGVDIFSENP; translated from the coding sequence ATGAACACCTGGATAAGCGACTACTTGCAGACGCTAAAACTTAAACAAGAAACTCCTTCACGAAAGTATTTAAAAAAAATTATACGAGCGCATGTTCGGACATTTCCCTTCGAAAATGTTAGTAAACTGTTAATGCATCAGCAATATAAAGGTTCAGCTCCTATACCTTCCATTGAAAAATTTTTAGAAGATCATTGGAAATATCATACAGGAGGTACCTGTTTTGCCTTAAACTCATGTTTATTTGACTTATTAAAGTCCCTTGGTTTTAAAGGACATCTCATTAGACCAGGAGAAGAACACATGGCTATTATTCTTCACGACCCTGAAACTAATGGGAGACTTTTATATGTAGATGTAGGAACGACTGCACCATTATTTGATCCGATACCGTTTCATGGAAGAAAGCATTCAATACCTCCATTTGCAGGTGAGAAACTGTTGTTTTTACCTGGTGAAGAATTTGGAGAATATACTTACATAAGAGTTAGAGGAGATCAAATCACGGATAAGAAATGGACTTTCTCCGTTTTTGATCAAATGAAGCTGGAAGATTTTGAACCTTGGGTAACATTAACGTTTAAAAAAGAAGCTCTGTTCATGAATGTTTTGCGCTGTCAGCTGTGGCAGCCAGAAAAAAGAAGAGGTCTTTCGCTTGTTAATAGAAAATTTACAATCCGTAACGGTAATGGGGGAGTACTAACTAAAATACTTCCGAATCGGAATACCCTTCAACAAGTATTGATGGATGAATTCAAAATGCCTAAACTGCCTGTGACAGAAGCGCTTGATATTCTCTCAGATAAAGGTGTAGATATATTTTCAGAGAATCCATAA
- a CDS encoding phospho-sugar mutase codes for MEWRKHWERWKKNIWLDQELKKQLEQISMDEKQLEDSFYKYLEFGTGGMRGEIGPGTNRMNKFTIRRAAEGLARFIEEHGEQAKSRGVVIAFDSRYHSKEFALETAFTLGAHKIQTYIFQELRPTPELSYAVRKLKAFAGVVITASHNPPEYNGFKIYGDDGGQFPPEPAKAIIEKVEQVEDELLVEAAEENEMKASRLLKVIGEEIDEAYNDELQTISVNPELIQEKGEQVSIVFTPLHGTANIPVSRVLETSGFSNVHIVKEQALPDPEFSTIKSPNPEEKAAFELAINEGIKHDADVLIATDPDADRVGVAVKGADTHYQLLTGNQTGALLLEYLLSERKKKGFIPDNGVMLKTIVTSEIGRVIAENYGLKVMDTLTGFKFIGEKIKQFEKDGTYDFQFGYEESYGYLIGDFVRDKDAVQAALLAAEMTLWYKDQGKTLYDGLIDIYEKYGYYLEDLDSLTLKGKEGAEKIYRLLKDFRLNPPTSISGKSITIIEDYQTSERSFIKGGKKEKIELPVSNVLKYIREDGAWFCIRPSGTEPKVKFYFGVTEKNMESAEEHLLQLKMDVMAKVNQYI; via the coding sequence ATGGAATGGAGAAAACACTGGGAACGTTGGAAAAAGAATATTTGGCTTGATCAAGAATTAAAAAAGCAGCTCGAACAGATAAGTATGGATGAAAAACAGCTTGAGGACAGCTTTTATAAATATTTAGAATTTGGTACAGGTGGAATGCGCGGGGAAATTGGACCAGGCACTAATCGTATGAATAAATTTACGATTAGAAGAGCGGCAGAAGGACTCGCAAGGTTTATAGAAGAGCATGGAGAACAAGCAAAATCTCGTGGGGTGGTTATTGCATTTGATTCAAGGTATCATTCGAAAGAGTTTGCTTTAGAAACAGCTTTTACCCTTGGGGCTCACAAGATACAAACATACATATTTCAAGAACTGCGCCCAACGCCTGAACTTTCTTATGCAGTACGAAAATTAAAGGCGTTTGCAGGCGTAGTAATAACTGCCAGCCATAATCCCCCTGAATATAATGGTTTTAAAATTTACGGCGATGATGGCGGCCAATTCCCGCCTGAACCTGCAAAAGCAATTATAGAGAAAGTAGAGCAAGTAGAAGATGAGTTGTTAGTAGAAGCGGCTGAAGAAAATGAAATGAAGGCGTCAAGACTTCTCAAAGTAATAGGGGAAGAAATAGATGAAGCTTATAATGATGAACTGCAAACCATAAGTGTTAATCCTGAACTGATCCAAGAAAAAGGAGAACAGGTTTCTATTGTTTTTACTCCTCTTCACGGTACTGCCAACATTCCTGTATCTAGAGTGTTAGAAACGAGCGGCTTTAGCAATGTTCATATTGTGAAAGAACAAGCGCTTCCTGACCCAGAATTTTCTACCATTAAAAGTCCCAACCCAGAAGAAAAGGCTGCGTTTGAACTAGCTATTAATGAAGGAATCAAGCACGATGCAGATGTGTTAATTGCAACAGATCCAGATGCAGACCGGGTTGGGGTTGCAGTAAAAGGTGCAGATACTCATTATCAGCTGCTTACCGGAAATCAAACAGGTGCATTGTTGTTAGAATACTTACTTTCAGAACGTAAAAAGAAGGGTTTTATTCCGGATAATGGAGTGATGCTGAAAACAATTGTGACTTCGGAAATTGGCCGTGTTATTGCAGAAAATTATGGTTTGAAAGTTATGGACACTCTGACTGGATTCAAATTTATTGGAGAAAAAATTAAACAATTTGAAAAAGATGGAACATATGATTTTCAGTTTGGATATGAAGAATCCTATGGATACTTAATTGGCGACTTTGTACGCGATAAAGATGCTGTACAAGCAGCATTATTAGCTGCAGAAATGACGCTATGGTACAAAGACCAGGGTAAAACTCTTTATGACGGACTCATCGATATCTATGAAAAATACGGATACTATCTTGAAGATTTAGACTCTTTAACGTTAAAAGGAAAAGAGGGTGCCGAAAAAATTTATCGTCTGCTAAAAGACTTCCGCTTAAATCCCCCGACTTCTATAAGTGGTAAATCCATTACAATAATAGAAGATTACCAAACTTCTGAGCGTTCATTTATAAAAGGCGGTAAAAAAGAAAAGATCGAATTACCGGTGTCCAACGTGTTAAAATACATTAGAGAAGATGGAGCTTGGTTTTGTATCCGCCCATCAGGAACAGAGCCCAAAGTAAAATTTTATTTTGGGGTGACAGAAAAGAATATGGAGAGTGCTGAAGAGCATTTACTTCAATTAAAAATGGACGTCATGGCAAAAGTGAACCAGTATATTTAA
- a CDS encoding amino acid ABC transporter ATP-binding protein: protein MIQVKDLHKSFGETEVLKGLTTEIKEKEVVCVIGPSGSGKSTFLRCLNMLEEITDGHVVIDGSDLTDPATDINKVRSEVGMVFQHFNLFPHLTVVENIILAPLKVKKITKTEAEETALPLLDKVGLKDKAHVYPNSLSGGQKQRVAIARALAMNPKVMLFDEPTSALDPELVGDVLAVMKDLAEEGMTMVVVTHEMGFAKEAGDRVFFIDEGVFMEEGPPSQLFDNPQNPRTQSFLSKVL from the coding sequence ATGATACAAGTAAAAGATCTGCATAAGTCTTTTGGAGAGACAGAAGTACTGAAAGGTTTAACTACAGAAATCAAAGAAAAAGAAGTGGTGTGTGTTATTGGTCCTTCTGGCTCTGGGAAGAGTACTTTTTTACGCTGTTTAAATATGTTAGAAGAAATTACAGACGGGCATGTTGTAATTGATGGCAGTGATTTAACGGACCCAGCTACTGACATCAATAAGGTACGTTCTGAGGTAGGTATGGTTTTTCAGCATTTTAACTTATTTCCCCATTTAACTGTAGTAGAAAATATTATTTTAGCACCACTAAAAGTAAAAAAGATTACTAAAACGGAAGCAGAAGAAACTGCTTTACCGTTATTAGATAAAGTAGGTTTAAAAGATAAGGCTCATGTTTACCCTAACAGCTTATCTGGTGGACAAAAACAGCGAGTGGCTATTGCTAGGGCACTAGCAATGAACCCTAAAGTGATGCTGTTTGATGAGCCAACTTCGGCTTTGGACCCAGAGTTAGTTGGAGATGTACTGGCTGTTATGAAGGATTTAGCTGAAGAAGGAATGACAATGGTAGTAGTTACACATGAAATGGGGTTCGCTAAAGAAGCAGGGGATCGTGTATTCTTCATTGATGAAGGCGTATTTATGGAAGAAGGACCGCCGTCACAGCTATTTGATAACCCGCAAAACCCAAGAACCCAATCTTTTTTAAGTAAAGTATTATAA
- a CDS encoding acylphosphatase, translating into MIKQHIVVHGKVQGVGFRNFTLAEARKLGIKGWVRNKANGTVEIEAEGTEKKMGHFLDSIAEGSKFSKVQNLDISEIDAVQHKGTFEVKY; encoded by the coding sequence ATGATTAAACAACATATTGTTGTCCATGGTAAAGTTCAAGGTGTCGGCTTTAGAAATTTTACCCTAGCCGAAGCGCGTAAATTAGGAATTAAAGGGTGGGTGAGAAATAAAGCAAATGGTACAGTGGAGATAGAAGCAGAGGGTACTGAAAAAAAAATGGGACATTTCTTGGATTCTATAGCAGAGGGCAGCAAATTTTCGAAAGTTCAAAATTTAGACATAAGCGAAATAGATGCTGTCCAACATAAAGGAACCTTTGAAGTGAAGTATTAA
- a CDS encoding amino acid ABC transporter permease, with protein MYVFTTNHYIEILPNLWSGFLFTLLITITGVAIGFVLGAIFGLMRLSKVKIVYGIATIYVELVRGTPLLVQIFFIYFGLSDFMNINLDKLTASIIAIAANAGAYIAEIVRGAVQSVDKGQTEAGRSLGLSSRQTMLYIIWPQALRRMIPPLGNQFIISLKDTSLFSAIAVTDLMYEGRQYASSTFADFESYIMVAIFYLVITIPSMLILRQYERRFERE; from the coding sequence ATGTATGTATTTACAACTAATCATTATATAGAAATTTTGCCAAATTTATGGTCCGGATTCCTGTTTACCCTTTTAATAACGATAACTGGTGTAGCCATTGGTTTTGTTCTTGGAGCTATATTTGGTTTAATGAGGCTATCTAAAGTTAAAATAGTTTATGGTATTGCAACGATTTACGTTGAACTAGTACGGGGAACACCGCTTTTAGTTCAAATATTTTTTATATATTTTGGGCTTTCAGATTTTATGAACATAAACCTGGATAAATTAACGGCATCCATTATAGCAATTGCTGCTAATGCTGGAGCTTATATAGCTGAAATTGTCAGAGGAGCCGTTCAATCCGTTGATAAAGGTCAAACAGAAGCAGGTAGATCACTTGGGTTATCATCGCGCCAAACTATGCTTTATATTATTTGGCCGCAAGCATTAAGACGAATGATTCCGCCGCTTGGAAATCAATTTATTATTAGTCTTAAAGATACTTCATTATTTTCAGCAATTGCAGTTACAGATCTAATGTATGAGGGACGCCAATATGCAAGCTCTACATTTGCTGATTTTGAGTCTTACATAATGGTAGCTATTTTTTATTTAGTAATTACCATACCTTCTATGCTCATTTTGCGTCAGTACGAACGGAGGTTTGAAAGAGAATGA
- a CDS encoding aminopeptidase, with protein MENFERKLENYAELAIKKGVNIQPNQPLFINAPITSAGFVRLLAKKAYDAGAKNVHVDWIDEELSRVKYEKAPDEAFKEFPSWIAKGREELAENGAAFITVKSTDPDLLKGIDQSRIANANKTAGEAMDTFRSYIQSDMVSWLVIATPSTGWAKKVFPDVSEEEAEKNLWDAIFKAVRADQENPVEKWDEHNKTLQEKAAFLNEKAFKQLHYKAPGTDLTIDLPNGHIWAGGGSDNKDGVHFIANMPTEEVFTVPHKTGVNGYVRNTKPLNYSGNVIDDFTIHFKDGKITEFEAKEGEETLKNLIDTDEGSHYLGEVALVPHSSPISQSGTLFYNTLFDENASNHLAIGSAYAFCIKNGTEMSKEEKEANGINTSITHVDFMVGSGEMDIDGRLSNGETEPLMRNGEWVI; from the coding sequence ATGGAGAATTTCGAAAGAAAGTTGGAAAATTACGCTGAACTTGCAATCAAAAAAGGGGTGAACATTCAACCAAATCAACCTCTCTTTATTAACGCTCCGATAACTTCAGCAGGTTTTGTTCGTCTATTAGCAAAAAAAGCATATGATGCGGGTGCTAAAAACGTACATGTAGATTGGATAGATGAAGAACTTTCTCGTGTTAAATATGAAAAAGCCCCAGATGAAGCTTTTAAAGAATTCCCTAGCTGGATTGCCAAAGGAAGAGAAGAATTAGCTGAAAATGGGGCAGCATTTATAACGGTAAAATCGACTGATCCCGACCTTTTAAAAGGAATAGATCAAAGCCGGATAGCAAATGCAAATAAAACCGCTGGCGAAGCAATGGATACATTTCGCTCTTATATCCAATCAGACATGGTAAGCTGGCTTGTTATAGCAACCCCTTCTACTGGCTGGGCTAAAAAAGTTTTTCCTGATGTATCAGAAGAAGAAGCAGAGAAAAATCTGTGGGATGCAATTTTTAAAGCCGTTCGAGCAGATCAGGAAAACCCAGTGGAAAAATGGGATGAACATAATAAAACATTACAAGAAAAAGCTGCATTTTTAAATGAAAAAGCGTTCAAGCAGCTGCACTATAAAGCACCAGGTACAGATTTAACGATTGACCTTCCTAACGGCCATATATGGGCTGGCGGCGGCAGTGATAACAAAGACGGTGTTCATTTCATTGCAAATATGCCTACAGAAGAAGTGTTTACTGTTCCTCATAAAACAGGAGTCAACGGTTATGTAAGAAACACAAAACCTCTTAATTACAGCGGAAATGTCATTGATGATTTTACTATTCATTTTAAGGATGGAAAAATTACAGAATTTGAAGCAAAAGAAGGGGAAGAAACGTTAAAAAACTTAATAGATACCGACGAAGGCTCCCATTATTTAGGAGAGGTTGCACTTGTCCCCCACAGTTCTCCCATTTCCCAATCCGGCACATTATTTTATAACACTCTTTTTGACGAAAATGCTTCAAACCACCTCGCTATAGGAAGTGCCTATGCCTTTTGTATTAAAAATGGCACCGAGATGTCAAAAGAAGAAAAAGAAGCAAATGGCATAAACACGAGCATCACTCACGTTGATTTTATGGTAGGCAGTGGAGAAATGGATATTGACGGAAGGCTTTCTAATGGAGAAACAGAACCGTTGATGAGAAACGGAGAGTGGGTTATTTAA
- a CDS encoding LemA family protein, which yields MTFFGAILGIVIIIALVSWIVGYNALIKYLNWVEDAWAQIDTQLNHRFNLIPRLIDVVQQHIKNEQHTLEKLVELRSQLASPNNDRNHQMNINEELSETLFQVFALEEVSELRKDEEFTYVEKHLKETDLKIKKAAKIYNNTVVKYNTKIQSPPTSFVANIHNFHKRETITLLDNQNSNIKMSS from the coding sequence TTGACCTTTTTTGGCGCTATCCTAGGAATAGTAATCATTATTGCTTTAGTCAGCTGGATCGTGGGGTATAATGCTCTGATCAAATATCTTAATTGGGTGGAAGATGCATGGGCACAAATTGACACACAATTAAACCACCGATTTAATTTAATACCTCGTTTAATTGATGTCGTTCAGCAGCATATTAAAAATGAACAGCATACTTTAGAAAAACTTGTGGAATTAAGGAGTCAGTTAGCTTCCCCAAACAACGATAGGAACCACCAAATGAATATAAATGAGGAGCTCTCTGAAACATTATTTCAAGTTTTCGCCTTAGAAGAAGTTTCGGAATTAAGGAAAGATGAGGAATTTACTTATGTGGAGAAACATTTAAAAGAAACAGACCTAAAAATAAAAAAAGCAGCAAAGATTTATAACAATACTGTAGTAAAATATAATACTAAAATTCAGTCTCCCCCAACCAGTTTCGTAGCCAACATACACAATTTCCATAAAAGAGAGACCATTACCCTTTTAGACAACCAAAATTCTAATATAAAGATGTCTTCATAG
- a CDS encoding TVP38/TMEM64 family protein: MKKAMIIAISYGIIIYIAFLYRGPLLAWLNQSTLTELPLMFFLAVLLGTIPVVPFTVFAGMMGMKYGLWIGSAINWTGAVGAAVVFFIVTRFFFIHQFQRYINRFDKVKKFDSMISRNAFTAVLFSRMLPIIPPTFINIYSGLSTMLFSTYFAATAIGQIPGMIAFAYLGNQLFSSLHAFVTGLSIYVGFLIIIILIYRWWY; the protein is encoded by the coding sequence ATGAAAAAGGCAATGATTATAGCAATCAGTTATGGAATCATTATATATATTGCTTTTCTATACCGAGGGCCACTGTTAGCTTGGCTCAACCAAAGTACGTTAACTGAACTACCGTTGATGTTTTTTCTTGCGGTCCTTCTTGGCACCATTCCTGTTGTCCCTTTCACTGTGTTTGCCGGTATGATGGGAATGAAATATGGTTTGTGGATCGGCTCCGCCATAAACTGGACAGGAGCTGTCGGAGCTGCTGTCGTTTTTTTCATTGTTACCCGTTTCTTTTTTATCCATCAGTTCCAACGCTATATAAACCGATTTGACAAGGTGAAAAAATTTGATAGCATGATAAGCCGAAATGCATTTACTGCCGTTCTTTTCAGCCGAATGCTCCCTATCATACCTCCCACTTTTATCAATATTTACTCGGGGTTGAGTACCATGCTGTTTTCAACCTATTTCGCTGCCACGGCCATCGGCCAAATTCCCGGAATGATTGCCTTTGCTTATCTTGGAAATCAGCTGTTTTCTTCCCTCCATGCATTTGTTACTGGCCTATCCATTTATGTCGGTTTTCTAATCATTATCATCCTTATCTACCGCTGGTGGTATTAA